A section of the Oncorhynchus gorbuscha isolate QuinsamMale2020 ecotype Even-year linkage group LG04, OgorEven_v1.0, whole genome shotgun sequence genome encodes:
- the LOC124033758 gene encoding cysteine-rich secretory protein LCCL domain-containing 2-like, translating to MTAAKPFWLSALTLALNLLVLSAREGAALFLPDSNELRQLLSRYQDDQNSTDNTAGGRTRRAIKWTDRGEILQLHNKLRGQVYPTASNMEYMVWDDELERSATDWAEACQWEHGPNDLLMSIGQNLAVHWGRYHSPAYHVQAWYDEVKDYTYPYQHECNPWCPDRCSGPMCTHYTQLVWATTSRVGCAVHVCPRMNVWGEIWENAVYLVCNYSPKGNWIGEAPYQHGRPCSQCPPSYGGSCRDNLCFKGDSQRSETEDMNEVEKAQIPMSPRTTTKPVPRPQPKPAAPKKPSAPKLSTPKAPTSTFLAQNIKCETKMRDKCKGATCNRFNCPANCQNKKGKVWGTLFYDVQSSICRAAMHYGIINNNGGLVDTTRKDKLPFFVKATKNGIESFSKYKAGNAFVVSKVERQSVDCYATVAEICPFKKPYSNCPRVFCPANCKNEPSYWAPVVGNSFYTERSSICRAAIHAGVTQAGGGYVDVLALDKKKSYVGVLKNGIQSESKSNPEGGSFRVFAVRE from the exons ATGACTGCTGCCAAACCCTTCTGGCTCTCAGCCCTCACCCTTGCCCTCAACCTCCTGGTCCTCTCTGCCAGGGAAGGAGCTGCCCTCTTCCTGCCCGACTCCAATGAGCTGCGGCAGCTACTGAGCCGGTACCAGGATGACCAGAACAGCACCGATAACACAGCGGGTGGTAGGACCCGACGGGCCATCAAGTGGACAGACCGCGGGGAGATTCTACAACTGCACAACAAACTGAGGGGACAAGTCTACCCCACCGCATCCAACATGGAGTACATG GTCTGGGATGATGAGCTGGAGAGGTCAGCCACTGACTGGGCAGAGGCATGCCAGTGGGAACATGGACCTAATGACCTGCTCATGTCCATCGGTCAGAACCTCGCCGTTCATTGGGGCAG GTACCACTCCCCGGCCTACCACGTCCAGGCCTGGTATGATGAGGTGAAGGACTACACCTACCCCTACCAACATGAGTGCAATCCCTGGTGTCCCGACCGCTGCTCAGGGCCCATGTGCACCCACTACACCCAG CTGGTCTGGGCCACCACTAGTCGTGTGGGGTGTGCAGTGCATGTGTGTCCCAGGATGAACGTGTGGGGGGAGATCTGGGAGAACGCTGTTTACCTCGTCTGTAACTACTCCCCCAA gGGAAACTGGATCGGAGAGGCCCCTTACCAACATGGCCGCCCATGCTCCCAGTGCCCTCCTAGCTATGGAGGAAGCTGCAGGGACAACCTTTGCTTCAAGGGGGACTCTCAGCGTTCTGAGACTGAGGACATGAACGAGGTGGAGAAAGCTCAGATTCCCATGTCACCCCGCACCACCACCAAGCCTGTCCCCAGACCCCAACCCAAGCCTGCTGCTCCCAAGAAGCCATCCGCTCCCAAGCTTTCCACTCCCAAGGCTCCCACCAGCACTTTCCTGG CCCAAAACATCAAGTGTGAGACCAAAATGCGTGACAAGTGCAAGGGAGCAACCTGCAACAGATTCAACTGCCCTGCTAACTGCCAGAACAAGAAAGGAAAAGTGTGGGGGACGCTCTTCTATGATGTG CAATCAAGTATCTGTCGTGCTGCTATGCATTATGGCATCATCAATAACAATGGTGGTCTGGTGGACACTACGAGGAAAGACAAGTTGCCATTCTTCGTCAAGGCAACAAAGAACGGCATTGAGTCATTCAG TAAATACAAAGCCGGCAATGCATTTGTGGTGTCCAAAGTGGAAA GACAATCAGTGGACTGCTATGCAACAGTGGCGGAGATCTGCCCCTTTAAGAAGCCCTACTCCAACTGCCCGAG AGTGTTCTGTCCGGCCAACTGCAAGAATGAGCCATCCTACTGGGCTCCGGTGGTTGGGAACAGCTTCTACACAGAG CGCTCCAGTATCTGCCGGGCAGCCATCCATGCCGGGGTGACCCAAGCCGGCGGGGGCTACGTGGACGTCCTGGCCCTGGATAAGAAGAAGAGTTATGTTGGTGTCCTGAAGAACGGCATCCAGTCAGAGAG TAAGAGCAATCCAGAGGGTGGCTCGTTCCGTGTTTTTGCTGTGAGGGAGTGA